The region AAACCGACCGACGAACCGGCGCGGACGCACCTGACGGCGTCGTCACCTCGGCAGCGAAGACGTTTAGCGGACGGGTTCCCTACCGTGGGGCGATGGTCGAGGAGATCACCCCGGCGGAGCTGGAAGCGAAGCTGGCGGCGGACGAGGACGTGCAGGTCGTGGACATCCGCGAGGAGCGGGCGTTCGAGGCGGGCCACATCCCGGGCGCGGAGAACGTGCCGTTCCCGGAGTTCACGAGCGCCGTCGCCGAGCGCGACTGGGGCGACGAGGTCGTGCTCGCCTGCCCCATCGGGCAGAGTTCGGTGCAGGCGGGGCGGCTGCTGGAGTCCCACGAGGGGGTCGACGAGGGGACGACCGTTGCCTCGCTCGCCGGCGGGTACGACGAGTGGGACGGCGACCTCGAAGACGCCTGATCCCGGCGGTTCTCTCACCTGCGTGTAGCGATCGTGAACCGGTTGTGAGTTGCGACGTAGCGGCGAAATCTGTTCGACCCTCACGATTTATTAGGCTGGTGTGTCATACCATACCGTGTATGGCATCAGCTCCCGACGACTCCGGCGACGACGTGTTCGACCAGTTTCTCTCGCAGCGGGGCCACGAGACGGAGCGAGTAGACTGGGAGACATCATATAACAAGAAGCAGTGTCCGGAGTGCGGCGGGGTCCACGACGACGCGGCGACGGAGTGTTCCGTCTGCGGGTGGGGTCCGGGGCAGTAACGCGACCGCGCGCGGTTCGCAGCCGCGGCCGGTCTGTGACTGCGGTCCGAACGCGTCGGACGGCGATACAATTATAACGAATTATTTCTTCAGGTAGCGATGGAGATAGAAATGCCGGAATGTCAGAACTGCGGGGCGTTCGTCACGGAAGCGTACGCACGAGTGTTCACCCCGCGCGGCGTCGACGACCCCCGCGTCTGTCCGGACTGCAAGGACAAGATACGCGACGGCAGCGAGGTACGCGAGGCTCGGTCCCCGCGCAACACGTAGCGCCCGGCGGTCTCCGCGGGCGAGGCAGAACCCACGGGGCTTATATTCGTCGGGGGCATGAACTGCGACAATGAGTCAGAGCGACACGGCCGTGACCCGGCTGTTCGGCGGTCCGGGAAGCGGGAAAACGACTGCCCTCCTCGACCGTGTCGAGGGCATTCTGGAGGACGATGACGTCGGGATGCGTGACGTGCTCGTCGTCTCCTACACGCGTGCCGCCGCCGCGGAGGTCCGCGAGCGGCTGGCCGAACGGCTCGACGCGAACCCCCGGTCGCTGAAGGGGAACGTCTGTACGATGCACGCGAAGGCGTACGAACTGCTCGACCTCTCCCGGAGCGACGTGGTCGGCGAGGACGACAAACAGGAGTTCTGCGAGGAGTACGGCGTCGAGTTCGAGGACGAGTACGGCGGTGCCGGCCGCCGCACCGCCCGCTCGACCACGATCGGCAACAAGATCATCGCCACGAGCCAGTGGCTCCAGCGGACGAACCGCGACGTGGCCGACTGGTACGACGTGCCGTTCCAGTGGGACGACGAGACGGTGCGCCTGCCGCCGGAGGTCGACGACCGCGCCCAGGAGGGCAACAAGTACACGCCGACCTGGCCCAGCGACGACGACCGGATCGACGTGCCCGAGACGATCCGTGCCTGGCGGTCGTACAAGGGCGAGCACGACCTGGTCGGCTTCGCGGACATGCTCGAACGCGTCCAGCAGCGCTCGCTCCAGCCGAGCGTCGACTACCTCGTCATCGACGAGTTCCAGGACATCACCCAGCTCCAGTACGAGGTGTACGAGGAGTGGAAACCCCACTTAGAGCGCGTGCTCATCGCGGGCGACGACGACCAGGTCGTGTACGCCTGGCAGGGTGCCGACCCGCAGCTCCTGCTGGAGGAGGGCGGCGAGGACGTGATACTGGACACCTCCTACCGCCTCCCCTCGAAGATCCTCCACACCGTCCAGCAGGAGGTCGGCCACATCGAACAGCGCCAGGAGAAGAACCTCTCGCCCCGGACCGAGGGCGGCACCGTCGAGGCCGTCGAGAGCCCGTCGATGCTCGACCTCGTCCGGAACGTCCGCCGGACGATAAACACCGACGACGGGTCGATCATGCTGCTGTTCCGGGCGCGCTACCAGATGTTCCGGTTCATCGACGAGTTCATCACCGAGGGCGTCCCGTTCCAGTGTCTCACCGACCAGCGGATGTGGACCGACCGGCTGGACCAGTACGTCACCGCCGTCGAGCGGATCGACGAGGGGAAGGACGTGACCGGACTGCAGGCCCGCCGGCTCGCGGACATGCTGCAGGAGTCGGCGTTCGGCACGAACGACCGCGACGACCTGTTCGACCACATCGACGAGCGCGAGGAGGCGGCCGACACCGACGACCTCGCGGAGATCATCATCGACTCCGAGGTGGTGAGCGACCACGTGCCGTTCATGCCCGGCCCGGCCTCGGCCTCGGACATGGTCCGGAAGGTCACCAGCTTCCAGACGAAAAGCATGCAGGCGTACTTCGCGTCCGGCGAGTACCGCGACATGGACCGGGACCGCCTCCGCGTCGGCACCATCCACAGCGCGAAGGGCCGCGAGGCCGACCACGTGTTCGTCGGCACCGACCTCACCGAGAAGGTCGTCGAGCAGATGGCCGCGACCGTCGACGACCCGACCGACGTGCCGGGCTGCGAGGAGTTCACCAAGACGACCAGCCCCGTCCCGACGCTGACCGACAACGAGCGCCGCGTCTTCTACGTCGGGATGAGCCGCGCCCGCGAGCGCCTCGTCCTTCTGGAGAACCTCGTCGACGGCGCGCCGACGCTCCCGGTCGACGTGTTGCTCCACAACGAGCCGACCGAAACCGACATCGAGGAACTCATCGACGAAGCCAAGGAGCCCCTAGAGGCGAAGTAGCCGATGGCTCCGCTCGACACCGCCGTCCTCACGGCGGCTGTCGACGAGCGCGACGCCGCCGCGTTCCTCCACGCCGGTATCGCCGCCGAGCCGACGCTCCGCTACTGTACCGGCACGCTCCCCGACTGCGAGGCAGCGTACGTGTACGCGGACGGCGAGGCGACGGTGTTCCTCCCGACGGCGGTGGCGAACTCCCCGGCGTTCGACGCGATGGTGACGGACGCGACGGTCCGAACGACTGACGGCCCCGTCGCGGAGCGGGCGGTCGCCGCCCTCCGTGACCGGGGCGTCTCGGGGACGGTGTTGACGCCGCGCCACGTCCCCCACGACGCCGCGCTGTACGCCGAGCGCGCGGGCTACGAGGTGGCGTCGACCGACGCCGTCGAGCGCGCCCGGGCGGTCAAAACCCCGGCCGAGCGCGACCGGATCGCCACCGCGGGGGCCGCCGCCGAGGCGGGCGTCGAGCGCGCACGCGAACTCCTTGGGGTGGCGCGGGTCGTGGACGGCCGCCTGCGGTACGACGGGGAGCCGGTGACGCCGCGCCGCCTCCGGGGGGTCGTCGACGACGCGATCCGTGCCGGCGGCGCGTCCCCCGCGAACGCCACGCGCATCTCGGTCGCCGGGGACCGTCGAACCGCCGACGACCCGGTCGAAGCCGGCCGGACGGTCGTCGTCCGCGTCGCGCCGCGGGAGCCGAGCGGCTACCGCGCCGCGCTGACCCGGACGGTCGTCGTCGAGGGCGAGGGCGGGTGGGAGCGCCGCGCCCAGCTCGCCGTCGAGCGGGCGCTCGACTCGGCGCTGCGCGAACTGGAAGCCGGCGTCCCGGCGTCGACGGTCCGCGAGGAGGTCATGATCGAGTGTGGCGCGTACGGCTTCGCCGACGACGCGCTCCCGGCGAGCGCGGGCCACGGCGTCGGGCTCGCGGCACGGGAACGCCCGGACCTGACTACGGACGCGTCGCTGTCGGCGGGAACCGTGCTGGCGATAACGCCGTCCGTGACCGACCCGTCGGGCGGCGAGGTGGCCCTTTCGGATCTGGTCGCCGTCACCGAGGACGGGTACGAGCCGCTGGCGACTGCCGAGCGGTCGCTGGAGCCGTAGCCGGATCTACTCCTCGTCGTCTTTCGCGACCGTCCCGGCGACGCGTTCGGCCGCCTCGGCCGGCAGGTCGCCGGGCGTCGTCAGGTACTCCTCGGCGGCCACCATGAGGACTGCGATGGCGAGAAACGCCGCGCCGAGCGCCGTCCGACCCGACAGCAGGAAGTCGGCACCGACGTAGACGACGGGGATCGCGAAGACGAGCGTCGCGCCCAGCTGGAGCGTGCCGATGATGCCGCGACTCATTCGCCCGGTCGTACTCCCCGGACGGGCAAAAGTCCGTCCGTCCGCGTCGAAGAGGCTCCGTCCGAGTCGGGAGGGTTTTGCCCTGGCGGCACCGACTGTCCGCCATGTTCACCGGCATCGTCGAGGGGACGGGTGAGGTGCTGGCCACGGAGCCGACCGAAGACGGACTGCGCCTCCGGATCGGCACCGGGTTCGAGACGCTGGCACACGGACAGAGCGTCAGCGTCAGCGGGGCCTGCCTCACCGTCGAGGAACACGGCGACGGGGCAGACGGCCAGTGGTTCGAGACGTTCCTCGCGGCGGAGACGCGGGCAAAGACCCATCTCGGTGCGCTGGCGGCGGGCGACCGCGTCAATCTGGAGCGCGCGCTCCGGGCGGACGACCGGCTCGACGGCCACTTCGTGCAGGGCCACGTCGACACGACGACAGAGGTCGTCGACGTGCGCGAGGTCGGCGAGGACTGGGAGTTCGAGTTCGCGTTACCCGAGGACCACGGCCGGTACGTCGTCGACAAGGGGTCGGTGACGGTCGACGGGATCAGCCTCACCGTCGCCGAGCGCGGCCCGGAGACGTTCACGGTCGCCGTCGTCCCGACGACGTACGACCTGACGACGCTGTCCGAGAAGGTCCCGGGTGACCCCGTCAACGTCGAGGTGGACGTGATCGCGAAGTACGCCGAGCAGCTGGTCGACGGGTACTGACCCGGGCCCGACGGGCGAGGGACCGACTCAGTCCCGGATCGACCCGTCGAACTCCGCGCGCTCGGGCGACGCGTCGGCGTCCTGCTCGGCCCCCGCGTCGAACGCCTCGTAGGCGGCGCGGTAGCGGTCGATCTTCCGGTAGAGGTAGTAGCCGGCCGCGCCGACGTAGAGGACGACGTACGCGACGAACGAGAGCCCCATCGAGAGGTCGGTCGCGTCGGCGATGATGCCCGGCGCGACGCCGACCGACGCGTTGTACGTGGCGTGGACGAACGCCGCGATCAGGATCCCCTTCACGACGATCGGCCCGGCCTGCTCGCGGTTGAACTTCGCCAGCCCGAGGTAGTAACCGGCGATGCCGGAGTAGACGACGTGGCCCGGTCCCGCCAGCGCCCTGACGAACGCGATGCTGAACACGCCGCCCTCCGCGAACCGGGCGATGTACAGCGCGTTCTCGATGGTGGCGAAGCCGAGGCCGGCGGCCGCCCCGTACACCGCGCCGTCGACGACGGAGTCGAAGCGGTCGCTCCGGTACGGGTGGAGCCGGACCGCGAGCAGCTTCACCGTCTCCTCGACGGGCCCGACGACGAGGTAGAAAAACAGGACGCTACCCACGCCGAACGTCCCGAACTGGACCGCCTGCAGGATGCTCCCGAAGTCGTTCAGGACCCCGGCGAAGCCGGCAAAGAGAACGCCGAGCACGAACGTCCCGAGCAGCAGTCCGACCGGTTCCTCGCTCGTCACGTCTATCCGCCGGAAGTACGCCGCGAGCAGCAGCGCCGGGACCGCCGACAGCAACACGAACCCCCAGACTGCCGGGTCCCGAACGTCCCCGAGCGCGCCGACTGCGACCAGCGCGATCAGCAACACCACGCCCAGCAGTATCAGTAGCCAGCGGCCGATGGGCCGGAGGCTCCCGTACACCGATACGGCGAGTCTGTCGACGGCCGTCCGCGGCTCCCAGCTTGCGATGTCGTACAGGTCCTGCGAACCGTCCGACGCGCGCTCGACCGGGTCGCGACCGGGTGGCATGCCCCGACGTACAACCGGAGGCCGTGTAACGTTTTGCCCCTTATATAATACGAATGTAATAATATACCATAATCTGTTTTAGGGTGGGGTTTAACAACGACGATTCCGCAGAACCGGTACCATGTTTAGCAATAGTAGGGGGATCCACTACACGTCGCCGCCGACAGCGGACGACGAGGACACAGCCGACGAGACGGCACGAAGCGACCGAGCCGACGAGCCGACCGACGCACCGACCGCCGACACCGCCCCGACTGCCGACACCGCCGTGACCGAGGCGGACGCGAACTGGACGGGCGACGTCCCCGCCGACGACTGACACTTCGACCGTACGACCCAGCCGATAGCAGGACGCGGAGCGACGGCTGTAGCCAGCAGCTGGTTCCCGCCCGTCGTCGGCCAGCGCGCCGGACCGGTCCGCCGGTCGGGTCGCGTTCCGGACGGTTCAAATCCCTCGCCCGCCAACGCCGCGATATGCATTTCGACCAGCGAACGCAGCGGGCGCTCCGCGACGCCGGCCTCGACGACACGGCGCTCGCGGCCGCCTCGGAGGCGGTCGTCGACGCGACGCGCGAGGCCGCCGCCGACCTGGAGGCGTTCTTCGAGGACCGCGGGACGGTCTACTCCGACATGGAGATGGCCCACTCCGCGAGCGACTACCCCGAGCACGCCGTCGACTACCTCGACCTGACGACACACGCCGACGAACTGCGCGGCTGGCTCCGCTTCGACTCCTGGGGTGTCTACGTCGAGGACGGCCGCGTGCTGGACGACGGGCTCGTCGAACTGACGCTCGGGCCGACGGTCCACGACCGGGTTCGCTTCGCGGACTCGCGCGACCGCCTGCGATGACGAGCGTTCGCGTCCGCGGCATCTACACCACCGCGCTGACCGAGCGCCTCCGCGGCGAGTACGACGTGGTGCAGGCGTCGCCGCCGATCCGCCGCCGCTTCGACGCCGCGTTCGAGGTGGCCCCGGCCGACGTTCGGATCGACACCACCGACGACAGGCAGGGCGTGTCGGTCTCCGGCGCGCCCGACGCGGTCGACGCCGTCGCCGAGAACCTGGGCGCGGTCGGCCGCGACGCGTTCGCCTGGGACGACACCGCGGCGCTCGGTGCCGTGTTCGACGGCCGCGTCACCGAGACGCTGGGCAGCGGCGCGGTCGTCTCGCTCGACGGCGACCGGGAGGGGTTTCTCCCCTTCCGCGCCGTCGACGGCTACGTCGACGACGGCGACCACGTCCGGGTGCAGGTCCGTGAGCCAGCGCCGCCGTGGGGCGACGACCGGCCGCTGCTGGGCGACGCGATGCGCGTTCCGGGCGGGCTCGTGACGCTCGCGCGGGACCGGGACGGCGTCTCGGCCGACGCCGCCGGCGAGCGCGCGACCGAACTCGTCCGGACGACCGAACTGCTGTCCGCCGAGCCGCCGGACGGCTGGGGCGTCCGCTGGGAGCGGGCGGCCGCGGACGCCGACATGGACGCGCTGGGCGACGCGCTCGACGCCGCCGCGGACCGCGCCGACGCGCTGGCCGGGGACCTCGCCGACGCGCCGTCGCCCGGCGAGCAAGCGCCCGCGCTCGTCGCCGCGCCGTCCGCGACGCGGTGGGTGTGGTTCGGCCGCGAGTGCCGGTTCGAACTGGACGATGCCCGCCGGGCCGTCGAGACGACGATGCCGGGCCACCACCGGACGAAGGCCGCCCACCGCGCCGCCAGCTCCGCGGTCGACTTCGTCGAGAGCGTCGTCGACGCCGACGACCTTGCGAACCGCGAGTTCCCGTTCGACGCCGTCGCCGAGCAGTACGGGCCGGCGGCGGGCGACGATCTGGCCATCGTCCACGGCAAACCCGACGGCCGCTGCTACACCCTCGGCGAGGGCGAGGTAACGGACTTCGACCCGGACGGGAAGCTGACTGTCAAACGGACGATCCGCGGCAGCGGCACGTACGACGCGCTCGGCACGGAACGCGAGCGCGGCGACGCCGCCATCACGAAGATCACCGAGGGCCGCTGGTGGTACCCGACCGTCTACCGCGGCGAGGACGGCGAGCGGAAAGGAACCTACGTCAACGTCTGCACGCCGGTCGAGGTGTTCCCCGACGGCGTCCGCTACGTCGACCTGCACGTCGACGTGATCAAACGTCCCGACGGCGAGGTGACGGTGGTCGACGAGGACGAACTCGACGCCGCGGTCGCGGCCGGGAACGTCTCCGAGGCGCTGGCTGAGAAGGCGAGAAGCGTCGCGAAGGCGGTCGAGAGCGCGCTATAGGTGGTCCTTGCCGGGGTTGGACGACCCCCAGTCGCCGCGCCCGCCTTCGGTCCGGTCGACGCCCATGATGCTCTCGGCCTGGTCGACGCCGAGGGTCTCGCCGGATTCGGGCACCCGCACCGTCACGTCCTCGACCTCCGGCCACTTGAGCAGGTCCGCCTCGATGTTGCCCGAGGTCACCTCGCTCACGTCACAGCCCGAACAGCCGCCGCCGAGTTCGACGACCACCTCGCCGGTCTCGGGGTCGGCCTTCCGGACGGAGCTCGTCCCGCCGTGCATCTGAATGATCGGCATCTGCTGGACGAGCCACGTCTCGATCCGCTCCGCGAGGGGTTCCTCGGAGTCGGGGTCTTCGGGTGAGCCGATGGTCATTGCTCGCGAGTACGTACTCCAGGTACGGGAAGGTTTGGATCCCGGTGGGCGGATTTCGGGAACGATCGTGAGGGTTCGGGCCTGACGCGGCCGGTTACGGGGCCGGCGGGTCAGTCCCGGCGGAGACGACGCAGGCCGAGGCCGAGGCCGGCGAGCGCCGCACCGACGCCGAAGCCGGGCATACCCCCGCCGTCGCTGTCGTCGCTGCTGTTGTCGCTGCCGCCGTCGCCGCTTCCGTCATCGCTGCCGCCGCTCCCGTCGCCGTCAGCGGTGGTACCGTCGTCCATCGCGGTGGTCGTCTCGTCCATCCCCGTCGTCGTGGTGCCGTCGTCCATCGCGGTGGTCGTAGTCGTCGTGGTCGACTCGGACCCGGATCCGGACCCGTCCTCCATCAGCGACGGCGGGTCGGACTGTTCGCCGGCCTCGTCGGGGAAGGTAAACACCGCGGCGACATCCGTGTTCTCCAGCCCCGTCCCGAGGCTGGTCGCGGCGAAGAACTCGCCCTCGACGCCCGCCTGGGCCGTCCAGAAGCTCGTCTCGTCGGGCATGCGCCACCACGACAGCTGTTCCGGGTTCGCGGGGTCGCTCACGTCGAACAGCTTGACGCCGCCGTTGTACCACGACGTGTACAGCCGGTCACCGACCCAGTCGAAGTTGTGGGAGGTGGTCCACGTGCCGCCCTGGTAGGCGTTGTTCCCGGACTCCTCGGGTTCGATCGTCGACACCTTCTCGGGCGACTCGGGGTCGGAGATGTCCCAGAAGTCGATCCCGCTGGGACCGCCCGAGCCGTTGTTGTTGATGTCCCAGGTCTCGGCACCGACGGCGACCATGGTGCCGTCGGCGTTGGGCTGGACGTAGTGGGAGTTCCCCAGCGGCTCGAATCCGGCGAGCTGGGAGCCGCCGCCCTGCAGATCCGACAGGCTGTAATCGCCGAAGTGGGTGATGTATTCGGGGTTGGTCGGGTCGCTCACGTCGAGCACCCAGGTCCCCGAGTCCCAGTGTGCGAGGTACGCCCGGTCGTCCTGCACGTAGATGTCGTGGAGCGACCGCCGGCCGGCCGGCACCTCTGCCCACGCCGAGTCGTATTCGAGCTGCGACCAGCGTGCGATCTCCTCCTGGGACTCGATGTCGACGACGACCATCGGGTACGCGCCCTCGTCGTAGGCGGTCAGGTACGCGTGACTCCCGTGGAGGAAGGAGTTGTGGATCGGGAACTCAGTCGGGTAGAACTCCTCGATGGACGCGTCCGTCGGCGAGCTGATGTCGACGGTGAAGAAGCCGGAGACCTGGCCGCTGTTGGCCGGCCCGACGACGATCATGTGGTCGCCGTCCTGCTTCACGTCGTAGATCTGTCCGAGCGGGCCGTTCTCGCTGTCGGGCTGTAGCCCGCGCTCCTCGATGAGCAGTTCCGGGGACGCCGGGTTCGAGAGGTCGAACACCGCGAAGCCGTCGGTGAGCGCGACGTAGGCAGTCGTGCCGTCGTCGCCCATCACCAGTTCCTTCGCGTTGGGGATGTCGTACCGGCCGATCGGTTCGTAGCCGTCTTCCTGGGTCGCGGTGCTGCCCGACGCCGCCGCGGGAACAGCCGCCGCGAGTCCGGCCGCACCCGTCGCCTTCAGCACGCTCCGCCGGAGGACACTCCGCTCGTCTGGGGACTCCATACCCCCACATGTGGCCGACCTGTAATAAAACTGTGTTGTACGAACCTCGAAAACGGGACTATCGCGTTGCCGTGCGGCGGTCATTAGTCTCCTGTGCTGGCACTGGCGCGGTCCCTCAGCGCCGCATTCGGGACCGGTCACCGGTTCCTAACGCTGGCACTGGCGCGGAGCCTCAGCGACGCATTCGGCTCCGATCGCCAGTACCAGCGGTCATCGCGCTTGCGACCGCCCCCCGAACCACCACGTCGTCGCCAAGCGTCGTCAGCGACACGTCCGGCAGGTTGGTAAACACCATGTCGTCCAGCCGTTCGCGGATCGGGTCGAGGACGAGTTCCTCGTTGTTGAGCGCGACGGCTCCGCCGACGTAGATGACCAGCGGGGCGTACGCGTGGATGATGTTGGCGACGCCCATGGCGTTCCAGTGGGCGACCTGGTCGATGACGTGGTCCGCGAACGTGTCCTCGCCGGCGTGGGCGAACACGTCCGCCGCCGAGAACTCGGGGTCGTCGATCGGCAGGGCGGTGTCGACCGGATCCTCGTCGTGGAGGAACCGGGCGTACCGCGGGATGTTGTTGCCCGAGCAGTACGCCTCCCAGTGGCCGTCCTTGCCACAGCCGCAGGTGAGATGGCCCTGCGGGTCGACGACCATGTGGCCGACCTCGCCGGCGTTGCCGTCCCAGCCCGAGAGGACGTTGCCGTCGACGGTGACGCCCGCGCCGATGCCGCTGGAGATGGTGAGGTAGGCCATGTCGTCGGGGTTGCGGTCGCTGTGGAACCGCTCGCCGATGACGCCCGCGATGGTGTCGTTGTGGAGGTACACCTCGTCGTCGTCGATCAGCTTTCCGACCGGCCCCGTCAGCGGGATCGTGTCGATGGTGTCCGGCAGGTTCGCCGGGTTCTCGACGGTCCCTTCGGCCAGGTCGAGCGGCCCGATCGAGCCGATCCCCGCCGCACGGATGCTCGTCGGGTCGACGGCGGCCTCCTCGCAGGCCGTCCGCAGGGCGGAGAGGACGGCCTCGGTGACCGCGATGCCCGTCGGCCCCTGTGGGGTGTTCTGCCGGTGCGCGCCGATGATCGTCCCCTCGTCGTCGGCGACGACCGCCCGGACGTTCGTCGCGCCGAGGTCGACGCCCGCGTAGTTACCCATTCTGGTAGGGAAGGGAACGCGCCGCCACTTAATTAGACCGTTCGGCGTCGCGGCGGTCCTACCCGAACGAGAACTGGACGCCGTCGTCGTCGCCGTCGCCGCCGGACGGGAGCTGCGGGACGAGCCACGAGAGGAACGCGTCCTGACTGCGCGACTGCAGCCAGACGGTGCCCTGACCTTCGAACTCGCAGACCAGCCCCTCGCCGCTGAACAGCGTCGACTTCAGCCCGCCGACCTTCCGGACGTCGAAGGAGACCTGGTCCTCGAACGCGACGATGTGGCCGGTGTCGACGACGTACCGCTCGCCGGGGTCCAGCGTGACGGGTTCGACCGCGCCGTAGCTCGACAGGAACGCATCGCCGGTCCCCGTCAGCCGCAGGAGGAACAGTCCCTCGCCGCCGAAAAAGGTCTTTCCGCCGCCGAACTCGGTGTCGAGGTCGATATCCCTGTCGGCTGCGAGATACGACCCCGACTGGACGTACAGCGTCTCGGACTGCAGCTCCTGGTGGACCACGTCGCCGGGAAGCGGCGGGGCCAGCGTGACGTTCCCGGGGTCGGTCGCCTCGAACGTGTTCCGGAAGAAGGATTCGCCGCCGAACACCGAGCGCTTGACCGAACTGAGGAGCCCGCTGTCTCCCCTGTCGGTCGTGATATCGATCCCGTCTGAGTGGGACACCATCGCACCCGCCTCCGCGGTGATCGACTCGCCGCGGTTCAGCGATACGTCGAGGAGGGCAAAGGACGGCCGGTGGCGCACTTCGTGCTCCATATGTGACCATCCGTGTCGACCGGCTTAAACGTCCGGGCGAGGCTGGACGCCCGCCCCGACAGCTATCAGGTATAATACCGTATCACACTGTATGGACGACGAGATCCCCACCACCGACCGGGTCAGCGATTCGGAAGCGGCGGCCGCCCACGAGGTCGAACTCGCGCTGGAGTGGCTGCAGCGCGCACGGGGCCGCTTCGTCGAGTTCCATCACGCGACCGGGCACGCGCTGGACCACCTGCACGACGCCGAGGCGGCGCTCCGGGACTGCGGGTACGACGACCTGGCCGACGAGATCCGCGACGAGCATCTCCCCCGTGGCGTGTTCGAGGACCGCTGGACGTACGACCTGCTGGAGGAGTACGAGGAGGCGTTCCTCGCGCCGTACGAGGAG is a window of Halostella salina DNA encoding:
- a CDS encoding rhodanese-like domain-containing protein, which produces MVEEITPAELEAKLAADEDVQVVDIREERAFEAGHIPGAENVPFPEFTSAVAERDWGDEVVLACPIGQSSVQAGRLLESHEGVDEGTTVASLAGGYDEWDGDLEDA
- a CDS encoding HVO_0416 family zinc finger protein — its product is MASAPDDSGDDVFDQFLSQRGHETERVDWETSYNKKQCPECGGVHDDAATECSVCGWGPGQ
- a CDS encoding DUF7563 family protein encodes the protein MPECQNCGAFVTEAYARVFTPRGVDDPRVCPDCKDKIRDGSEVREARSPRNT
- a CDS encoding UvrD-helicase domain-containing protein; the protein is MSQSDTAVTRLFGGPGSGKTTALLDRVEGILEDDDVGMRDVLVVSYTRAAAAEVRERLAERLDANPRSLKGNVCTMHAKAYELLDLSRSDVVGEDDKQEFCEEYGVEFEDEYGGAGRRTARSTTIGNKIIATSQWLQRTNRDVADWYDVPFQWDDETVRLPPEVDDRAQEGNKYTPTWPSDDDRIDVPETIRAWRSYKGEHDLVGFADMLERVQQRSLQPSVDYLVIDEFQDITQLQYEVYEEWKPHLERVLIAGDDDQVVYAWQGADPQLLLEEGGEDVILDTSYRLPSKILHTVQQEVGHIEQRQEKNLSPRTEGGTVEAVESPSMLDLVRNVRRTINTDDGSIMLLFRARYQMFRFIDEFITEGVPFQCLTDQRMWTDRLDQYVTAVERIDEGKDVTGLQARRLADMLQESAFGTNDRDDLFDHIDEREEAADTDDLAEIIIDSEVVSDHVPFMPGPASASDMVRKVTSFQTKSMQAYFASGEYRDMDRDRLRVGTIHSAKGREADHVFVGTDLTEKVVEQMAATVDDPTDVPGCEEFTKTTSPVPTLTDNERRVFYVGMSRARERLVLLENLVDGAPTLPVDVLLHNEPTETDIEELIDEAKEPLEAK
- a CDS encoding M24 family metallopeptidase; the encoded protein is MAPLDTAVLTAAVDERDAAAFLHAGIAAEPTLRYCTGTLPDCEAAYVYADGEATVFLPTAVANSPAFDAMVTDATVRTTDGPVAERAVAALRDRGVSGTVLTPRHVPHDAALYAERAGYEVASTDAVERARAVKTPAERDRIATAGAAAEAGVERARELLGVARVVDGRLRYDGEPVTPRRLRGVVDDAIRAGGASPANATRISVAGDRRTADDPVEAGRTVVVRVAPREPSGYRAALTRTVVVEGEGGWERRAQLAVERALDSALRELEAGVPASTVREEVMIECGAYGFADDALPASAGHGVGLAARERPDLTTDASLSAGTVLAITPSVTDPSGGEVALSDLVAVTEDGYEPLATAERSLEP
- a CDS encoding DUF7533 family protein, with amino-acid sequence MSRGIIGTLQLGATLVFAIPVVYVGADFLLSGRTALGAAFLAIAVLMVAAEEYLTTPGDLPAEAAERVAGTVAKDDEE
- a CDS encoding riboflavin synthase, with product MFTGIVEGTGEVLATEPTEDGLRLRIGTGFETLAHGQSVSVSGACLTVEEHGDGADGQWFETFLAAETRAKTHLGALAAGDRVNLERALRADDRLDGHFVQGHVDTTTEVVDVREVGEDWEFEFALPEDHGRYVVDKGSVTVDGISLTVAERGPETFTVAVVPTTYDLTTLSEKVPGDPVNVEVDVIAKYAEQLVDGY
- a CDS encoding PrsW family intramembrane metalloprotease; the protein is MPPGRDPVERASDGSQDLYDIASWEPRTAVDRLAVSVYGSLRPIGRWLLILLGVVLLIALVAVGALGDVRDPAVWGFVLLSAVPALLLAAYFRRIDVTSEEPVGLLLGTFVLGVLFAGFAGVLNDFGSILQAVQFGTFGVGSVLFFYLVVGPVEETVKLLAVRLHPYRSDRFDSVVDGAVYGAAAGLGFATIENALYIARFAEGGVFSIAFVRALAGPGHVVYSGIAGYYLGLAKFNREQAGPIVVKGILIAAFVHATYNASVGVAPGIIADATDLSMGLSFVAYVVLYVGAAGYYLYRKIDRYRAAYEAFDAGAEQDADASPERAEFDGSIRD
- a CDS encoding DUF7532 family protein → MHFDQRTQRALRDAGLDDTALAAASEAVVDATREAAADLEAFFEDRGTVYSDMEMAHSASDYPEHAVDYLDLTTHADELRGWLRFDSWGVYVEDGRVLDDGLVELTLGPTVHDRVRFADSRDRLR
- a CDS encoding DUF402 domain-containing protein: MTSVRVRGIYTTALTERLRGEYDVVQASPPIRRRFDAAFEVAPADVRIDTTDDRQGVSVSGAPDAVDAVAENLGAVGRDAFAWDDTAALGAVFDGRVTETLGSGAVVSLDGDREGFLPFRAVDGYVDDGDHVRVQVREPAPPWGDDRPLLGDAMRVPGGLVTLARDRDGVSADAAGERATELVRTTELLSAEPPDGWGVRWERAAADADMDALGDALDAAADRADALAGDLADAPSPGEQAPALVAAPSATRWVWFGRECRFELDDARRAVETTMPGHHRTKAAHRAASSAVDFVESVVDADDLANREFPFDAVAEQYGPAAGDDLAIVHGKPDGRCYTLGEGEVTDFDPDGKLTVKRTIRGSGTYDALGTERERGDAAITKITEGRWWYPTVYRGEDGERKGTYVNVCTPVEVFPDGVRYVDLHVDVIKRPDGEVTVVDEDELDAAVAAGNVSEALAEKARSVAKAVESAL
- a CDS encoding NifU family protein — protein: MTIGSPEDPDSEEPLAERIETWLVQQMPIIQMHGGTSSVRKADPETGEVVVELGGGCSGCDVSEVTSGNIEADLLKWPEVEDVTVRVPESGETLGVDQAESIMGVDRTEGGRGDWGSSNPGKDHL